One Eurosta solidaginis isolate ZX-2024a chromosome 1, ASM4086904v1, whole genome shotgun sequence genomic window, ttggcaATAAATCATTGATAGCgggaaaacatttgaaaataaaaacaactaaGAATGGCTTAGTTATGGtgaaaccgaacatcacatacccagctgtgcacttgaaacgctgatgtaggagtggctttcaggcgatttcactcatttatagctatgaaaaaaatgtttataccaaattttgttcgaattgggagatttttgtttgaaattggtttaagttttgttcttagctcaaccatacaaCTACTGAAGTAAAATATCAGTGAAATGTAGTTAAATAACATGGAGTTATTGcaaacttggcggccaccgtggtgtgatggtagcgtgctccgcctaccacaccgtatgccctgggttcacaccccgggcaaagcaacatcaaaattttagaaataaggtttttcaattagaagaaagtttttataagcggggtcgcccctcggcagtgtttggcaagcgctccgggtgtatttctgccatgaaaagctctcagtgaaaactcatctgccttgcagatgccgttcggagtcggcttaaaacatgtacataggtcccgtccggccaatttgtagggaaaattaagaggagcacgacgcaaattggaagagaagctcggccttagatctcttcggaggttatcgcgccttacattttttatttttattgcaaactttgttaaggttggacctttagaaaaagtgggcgtggtctttaagcgATTTTGAGTATCTTCACTCAACCTTTATAATTttgcaaggatagtgtctctgctaaattttaatgtaatatctttaacggcttttaatttacggcttgttaaacttccaaattttcttcttctaaatgtggagtgtgccacgcccatattccaaaattttttggaatgtatgttttgcgtcataaaacaaaTTCACCaaccaaatttcattaacttAGATTAGCcggtataccaaatttggtgaagatatctcagtattcgtccaagttatcgtgttaacgggcggacagacggacggacaaagCTTAAtgatatatctatatcgattcctttatacctgtacaacgaaccgttatccaattaaagttaaaataccctgcgtacaagtacagctgggtaaaaTTAAATCCTTTTAAAAcccgaaaaaaattcaaaagaggCATACTTCAATGAGAAACCCCCTTTTTGGGCTGTGAAATCGGTTGTTATCCGTTATTAACCGAATTGCTCTTTCTGCTTAATCAAGTAGAGTGTGTACATAATATGCTTTGCTACTGCATCCATCCTTTGGATATATCTGCAACATTTTTTTGCTGAGCTACCCTAGCATACATCGCTTTATTTTTGAATGATTTTTACCATCTAAATATTGCTGAGTATCTGGCAAATTCAGTTGTTTCAAGCGTCTCGATTCGTTGCTCCAACCACTACAAATAGCTagctaaatacaaaaataatatcaTTGAATATGGAAAATTTAtacaaagaaaaattttgcatttcttTTCAATTGATTGTTTTCTTCATAAGTGCATAAATCAGTCGGTTTTTAATGTTAAATCCATCGTAAACAAACTTGATGTAGTGGAAATTAACAGTTAATTGCAAATAACGAAAACGGATTCAATTCTACAgcatttaaatattttcaaaatgagCTCATCTGCTCTAAGCAGCTGTAGTTCGTCACAAGGGCTTACATCGCCAACGCAAATTGTAGGACCACCAGCGCCACCAGGCCGAAAGAAACGACCGAGATCATTTATACTTGTAAGATAGTCTGAAAAATATTTAGGTTTTTTTCGAcagaacaatttaaaaaaaattataacaaccaGGGCAGTTCAAACTTTTTATACTGAAGTGCAAATCAAAATTCATATACAAaattgtatatggggtattccatcccatttcgaccaattttgaacacgacccctttagaattggctgacagtttttcttctttttgtaccttacgaaagacgtttttcagaattttttcaaattttttcatccaactcaaaaaaaagtaatgaatttttaaaaaaacaccgtttttgttttcaaaatgctataactttttcaaaaatttaccgtttgggatcttttttttttttttaatttgttttaaatgtacttttcggaaaaatacaaaaaaaattttaaagttttttttttaaatttttcagtttttcgagatttttcgaatttcgccattttttgttttttttctcataaagaacttcaatcaattctgcaatcatccccactaatcccggagtgggccgatttttttttatattttttttatttaattgaaaaaaaaattttcaaaaatataaaaaatggcgaaattcaaaaaatctcgaaaaactgaaaaattaaaaaaaaaatctttaaaaatttgtttgtattttttccgaaaagtacatttaaaaaaaaaatttaaaaaaaaaagatcccaaacggtcaatttttgaaaaagttatagcatttggaaaacaaaaacggtgtttttttttaattcataactttttttgagttggatgaaaaattttgaaaaaattctgaaaaacgtctttcgtaaggtagaaaaagaagaaaaactttcagccaattctgaaggggtcgggttcaaaattggtcgaaatgggatggaataccccatatacaagacaaatttttttaattgtaaaaaaaatatattttaaatgtttaaacgaTTTTGATGGTCACcttaattaataaattttgaactaaaatttttcaaagcgctacaatatttttgaaaaatggtttgttgtcaatttgttagtgtaaatttgaactTTATACCTAGgattcatatggaagtgctttctctttgcactttcatatgaaatttaggccctttcatatgaatcgaatttatatgtaaGGGCATGTGAGTGTGCTATGAAATTTTTggaaagaaagttttttttattgttagaAGCAAAGTGAGTTTAACAAAATCTGATTGTAAGAGACTAGCCATCATCCCACCATAATGATCCGGAGCCAGATGaaaaattttgcatgtaaatgcaaaaaCAACGACTTGAGCCTGATGAATCCAGATAAGAAGTctagttcaatttgtgagccaaatAATTTGCtaatttcttgtctttagtttggcaacactACCTTGAATAaatctactttttcaaaaatagacgtCGCTGCATTGATACGGAGATGGAAAACTCACTGGGTGATGGCTACTATTATGTCAAACAAATTTAAGCAAATGAATTAACCCTACAGTGTTTTGGAATTCaacgaaattttgtaaaaactgCGCTCATGCCGGACCATTCATTTATACTGGTCTCCCGGTCATAAAGGGCagaaaggtaacgaaaaggccgatgtgttgggaaaggagggtgcaacactcactgaaacgaatttttttgggagaaatcaaaagtaggcatatgatccatcaagcaggaaaggcgtggacaaaagcgcggggctgcaaaatatcTAAGTTCATGTGCAAAACCTACGCTATTAGACTCACATTGTGGCTCATATATCTGAAGAGAGAAGTCTCAAGGCTTCCAATGGGCATACTAaccggacactgccttttggcgtcacgtgcttataagttaggccttgtcagtaacagtagctgtaggaagtgcgagctgtaggaagaaacggttgagcacgttctataTCCGTGTCTTGCGCTCGCCAGGTTATGGCTCCAGCTATTTGGGGTGACAATGcttccagatctcgaggcaggaATTAAGCTGGCTtccagaaaacttctagtatttgccaagaggacggaatttcTCTATAACATAGATGTTGGCACCTGATTGggtttcttccgtttggtcgtcaaacaaattctggtaacaatatGGACACATTCATTCtagtgaggtctttattgaccggtcagaCCAACCTAACGTAAGCTTGTATAACAGCATTATCTGGGATTTCCAAGAATGTTTAATTTGATCACcttaaatctttccggagatgaTCGGGCTTGTGCCGGAACGTACTGGCCTGTGTACGGCAAAGGAGTATCAACATTTATAACACTCCCAAAAAGCATTTTCTGTAtcaaagtttttatttaatttttttatcgataTGTATTTTATTCTTCTTGAAAATACATTTATGTTCATACAAATGTGTtcatatttttgtaaataaatatatccattatGCTTAGCTACTTAAATACTAGAAATGTATTTCcggccaatttaaaaaaaatcgtcatgcagtattatttttggtttttttacgaCTTGTCTATATCGACGTTATGACGCTAATATAAACTGTTCTAAATTTAGCCAAAATTGGTGTACatacattatttataatttttaacatcgatttttttaatttagtttaataattaaaaaaaaaaccttttgaaCAACCCACgattatatatcatatatatattactCAGGGCCGGCGAAAGGCTCGGGTATGTATCCACACTGGACTAGCGGATTGTCAAAGTGTCGGTAAAATTTTACTACAAAAACTTCATTACATTATTATTTGTCGATTGATTTCTAATCATACCTAATCGGTAGAATAATAAAATCCCTCATGCTTACAACTTTTATGGCCGATCCCACCCAGATTTTGCGCGTTTCGCCGGCCCTGATTGCATCTGTATATACTATGCATCTGCGGCTCTATTAGCGCTTTGTGGCCCATGAAAACATCATATTGGTTCTGTTCGTTTTCGGTGGTATAGGGTTAGGCTAGGTTTGGTGATAgctaccctgataggggaagctcattTGGACAGCATGAATGTctattgtgataccacatacaataaaataaaataacggtgacgtagctacttagagaatcgttaggTAGCAAAGATAAAGTTCCGAAGGATACCGATcttaaccttggataaatcctcgggagatccaagtgagtcgcgaccgaagtacgttctggcaaaagctggacaatcattATCCGGTGGTATAAGACGCCGCCAAATTATCACAGCAGGCTCAAATTTTCGTTGGTGTGGCTATGATGCACCTTCAAAGCAAATTGTACAACAATTAATCGACTGTCTTTAATCATTCACTGACCGGCCAATTGTTTTGAATGGGTACCTGTTTTTGACGCTGAAGGCATAAGTTTTTACAGATCTGTCAGCGGTTTGTTGTTCCCCAGAAGCAAAACACTTTTGGATAAACACATTTTATTTGTAGTTCCGAGAAGGCGGTTGTTGCAATTTTTAtagacattttttttcatatagGTCTAATAGTTACTAAGTCAGTGATAGCACCGTATATATTTGGTTGTCGGTAGAGAAAACATTAAGCAGGTAGCTTCTGCTTTACCCCAGCCTCCTCGCCGAAACATCTTGATGACTGTGTAAAAAAAATCGGTTTGGTAAACATATAAAAGGTACTAGTGCAACGGGTGTAGGCTTGAACCAGTTTTGGTGTTAGATGAAGTAAAACACATTTTCAATATCGATTTCACACAACCTTCCCAGATCCTAAAGAATAAGAGTCTTCACAGCTCCTGTAGTGCTCGTAATATGAAGTACCAATCTTTTTCGTTGCTATGGCCGGTGCAGACTGGTTTATGGATTTTGGCTCTAGGTATGCGGAGAATACTCTGCTTTGTATGTACTTACCCATTGAATTACTCGTAGGGGCGctaaccacgccactttttcaatttcgaaaaataaaaaaaattagataatttgaaaacgaataccgctaagctaatgaaatttggttggTTGATTTTTTTATGGcccaaaataaattcaaaaaaattttggaatatgcgCGTGCCACCAATCACATTTGAAAAATGAAAACACGGAAGTTTAACAAGCCATAAATCAAAATGGGTTAAAAATATTAcactgaaatttggcacagacactatccttgccaaattatatagactgagtgaagataaacAAAACCGGTTAAAGGCCACGGCCACTTTTCCGAGAGGTCTAACCTTAAAAAAGTTTACAATAACTCTATGGTGTTTAACTACTTTGACTGATACTCTACCAACGACAGCAAAAAAACTCGGACTGTCAACTGAAAGTAGCCATACATAACCTAACGGTAGGCTTGCATTATTTGCACAAAGGCTTCTAATAAAAGCATTTGGCAGGGCCCAAATAGCAGTAAAATCATTGGAAAATTATTAATATGATTAATATTCTACAAGTAGTTTTCGAGTAAGTCTGTGTGTATATAAACATTTTGCTTTTGTATATATTTACCTATACATAAATATTAAGTGTCACCTTTATTTGTTTCCATAACACTTTTCTTTGGTATTTAGTAAACACCTCGTTTGTCCTTTTTTTCGTAATggacatgtatgcacataaaaatattttgttattcagctggcttttttatgttttaacaattttgtataaatacatttcaTGAATACTTACATATTTCCAAATTCATTCCTATTATAACTTAACTCGTTCTCTTTGCACTCAGATGTCGCTCTCAACCAATCGGCCACTCTACGAAGAAGAATGGTTTCATGGCGTTTTACCACGTGAAGAAGTCGTACGTTTGCTCAATAATGATGGTGATTTCTTAGTGCGAGAAACCATCCGTAACGAAGAGAGTCAAATTGTGTTGAGCGTCTGTTGGAATGGTCACAAACACTTTATAGTGCAAACAACCGTCGATGGGCATTTCCGTTTCGAAGGTCCACCATTTCCAAGTATTCAAGAACTGATTATGCACCAATATCAATCTGAGTTACCGGTTACAGTTAAATCAGGTGCCATTTTGCGGCGTGCCATCTATCGTGAACGCTGGGAATTAAGTAATGATGATGTAGTGCTATTGGAGAAAATTGGCAGAGTAACTGATTTTAATAAACTGTTCTACTTAAAccgttatttaatttttattcttatttCATTAAAGGGCAATTTCGGTGATGTTTATAAAGCCAAGCTGAAGTCAACTAAACAGGATGTTGCCGTAAAAACCTGCCGTATGACTTTACCCGATGAACAGAAACGTAAATTCTTGCAGGAAGGGCGCATTCTAAAGCAATATGATCATCCAAATATTGTCAAATTAATTGGTATCTGCGTGCAGAAGCAACCGATTATGATAGTTATGGAACTCGTGCCAGGTGAGTAAAATAATAATGTATGCTCTGGGAAATAGAAGTCGTTATTAAACACCCAAATCGCTCTTATCACGGGAATGACTATTGGAAATATTGAAATAGGTGAGCAGCCTTGCACGGGCAGATGCGTTTGCGTCTTTGTATGCACGAAAATCAGGACGACAGCGACTGATTCTTCGCCATGTGTACGACAGAATATGAAAGCTCTCTGCCGTAGCAGACCAACGCGGATTAAGAACTACACAAAGGATTTTTTAAATCCTCTTAGCACTTTCTCATCTATTTCAAGTTTGACAAAGCGGAAAAAACGCACCAGTCATATGCGCTAAGTTTTTGACGGTATCAAGGAAGGTATAGTTCTATTTCATATGCATCTTTCATCGCGATGGAGTTGATTTGTAATCGCTGAACTATGTCGTACAgcttagtgttgttgttgttgttgtagcgataaggacactccccgaaagtcttggggagtgttatcgaagttgatggtcctttgccggatgcagatccggtacgttccggtaccaagcccgaccatctcgggaacgatttgttatgaccacatgcgaccttgtaagccatcccgccctcccaccactAGATCCATGACGACAACTGTACAAGTTATGTGCTGGGGGATTttaccatctttcattcgctGTGATAAAATCACAGGTATATGAATCTTTGTAAACTTTAATAAGGAAAAGCTCTTAAGGAAATTGTTCAAGTTACATATGTGCACCTTGTATTTCGCAAAACCTCCAAAATTTATATATCACCGCTACGAATGCTTCTATGATAAAAAAACGAACGTCGCGGTCTTGAGGTCTTGGGGATATGAAACTGGGCCTTGGGAACGTTGGCCCTAGTTTCACAGCATGGGCAGTAATATCAAACATGAAAATGGTAACAGCTCATTATTGAACCTTCCTTGATCTGCCGTAGGCATCTCGAAAAGATTCATAAATCTTCTCGCTAAATTCCGAAGTTCTCTAGAGGTCAGTTAATAGCTCCGAACGGTGGGTGGTGCCTTGTCAAAAACTATATTGGTTATCGAACGAGTGTGAGAGTCCTTTCCATTCCATTCCATTATGCAAAGAAACCAAGATTCGCAGAAAAAAGGCAGTGTCTTACCGATTATGAACTCAAACGGGTCCAAAGCACCGTAGACACAGAAGTTTACAACTATTTGTTCAAAGATACCTCCATGACCACCATGCCGCTAAAGTGAGAGAAACAGATTTTTTCATCGTGAGATTGGTAGCGAGAGCTCTTATATAACCAAATATTGGTCCACCGTCATAGTGTTGGCAGTAAGCGGGCAAGATGTATCACCGTTTTGGCGATAATTTCTCCGGCTTTTGCTCGTAAAGGGTAAAGTTGGTAAATGCCGTCATTTGCGAGGAACGGCGTGATTTGTCACTATAACTACCCAGTCCCAGGCGCTTTAATTCGCGACTGAAGGATAATGGAATAGGAATATGATGTAAGCCTTAATTCACAATCACATTTACCAATAAAAGCAATCACTGGCTCAATCAGAGCTCTCGTCACAGCAGAAAATATTAATTAGTGCTGCCATCTACTGCTAGATGTCGCGCTAAGCTGAAGCTAAGGACGCGTACATGGCGCACTTGCACCCTAATCCTACATTTCCTTCTACTTGATCGCAAGACAAATCACAAAGTCTTTGCTTCCTATTATACTCTTCTGAGGAGAGCTCTGCTTGGATCCATTATTGGTAAGCATGATTGTGAATGAGATGCAGATTCTGTTACAGTCAATCGTTCTTTGAAGCTGCGGCGGTATTGtgatttttcaataaataaaatcaCATCCTCTTAAGGAAACTGTACAAGTTATGTGTACCTTGGAGAATTTTATATCCCATAATGTATATACCACCGCTATGAAGGCTTCTATGATAAAAAAAAGCGACTATAGCGGTGTTGAGGTCTTGTGGATATGAAACTGGGCCTTGGGAATATTGGCCCCA contains:
- the FER gene encoding tyrosine-protein kinase Fer isoform X3, with the translated sequence MSSSALSSCSSSQGLTSPTQIVGPPAPPGRKKRPRSFILMSLSTNRPLYEEEWFHGVLPREEVVRLLNNDGDFLVRETIRNEESQIVLSVCWNGHKHFIVQTTVDGHFRFEGPPFPSIQELIMHQYQSELPVTVKSGAILRRAIYRERWELSNDDVVLLEKIGRGNFGDVYKAKLKSTKQDVAVKTCRMTLPDEQKRKFLQEGRILKQYDHPNIVKLIGICVQKQPIMIVMELVPGGSLLNNLRKNSNALSSRQQMGMCRDAAAGMRYLESKNCIHRDLAARNCLVDFENTVKISDFGMSREEEEYIVSDGMKQIPVKWTAPEALNFGKYTTLCDVWSYGILMWEIFSKGDTPYSGMSNSRARERIDAGYRMPAPENTPPEMYRLMLQCWSAEADARPHFDEIFNVVDALIIRLDNSH